The following are encoded together in the Cicer arietinum cultivar CDC Frontier isolate Library 1 chromosome 2, Cicar.CDCFrontier_v2.0, whole genome shotgun sequence genome:
- the LOC101511912 gene encoding COBRA-like protein 1 isoform X2 yields the protein MFSPFLKPCPCILLFLLFTLFYTSTEAYDPLDPNGNITIKWDIISWTQDGYVAVVTLNNYQQYRHISPPGWSLGWTWAKKEVIWNIVGGQTTEQGDCSRFKSSPPPHCCKKDPTVVDLLPGTPYNQQIANCCRGGVLSSLAQDPTNAVSAFQVSVGSSGTTNKTVKLPQNFTLKAPGPGYTCGPAKIVKPTKFRTPDKRRVTQAHMTWNVTCTYSQFLAQKTPTCCVSLSAFYNETVVPCPTCSCGCQGNSPQSGSCVDPSAPHLASVVSSLGKNGITPLVRCTSHMCPIRVHWHVKLNYKEYWRVKVTVTNFNYRMNYSDWNLVIQHPNFDNLTQLFSFNYDSISPYGTISKCG from the exons atgttttccCCTTTCCTTAAACCTTGTCCATGCATTCTTCTCTTCCTCTTGTTCACGTTGTTTTACACTTCAACag AAGCTTATGATCCACTCGACCCAAATGGAAATATCACAATCAAATGGGATATTATTAGCTGGACACAAGATGGTTATGTT GCTGTTGTTACGTTGAACAACTACCAACAATATCGTCATATATCGCCGCCCGGATGGTCATTAGGGTGGACATGGGCTAAGAAGGAGGTAATATGGAACATAGTAGGAGGGCAGACCACTGAACAAGGAGATTGTTCAAGATTTAAATCCAGTCCCCCTCCACATTGTTGTAAAAAAGATCCAACGGTTGTCGATTTACTTCCCGGAACACCTTATAATCAACAAATCGCAAATTGCTGCAGAGGTGGTGTACTCAGCTCACTGGCACAGGATCCAACAAATGCTGTTTCAGCATTTCAAGTCAGCGTCGGTAGCTCTGGCACCACTAACAAAACTGTCAAACTGCCGCAAAATTTCACCCTGAAAGCACCGGGACCAGGTTATACATGTGGACCGGCAAAAATTGTGAAACCTACTAAATTCAGAACACCTGACAAAAGGAGAGTGACTCAGGCACATA TGACATGGAATGTGACATGCACATATTCACAATTTCTAGCTCAGAAAACTCCAACTTGCTGTGTTTCCCTCTCGGCTTTCTATAACGAAACTGTTGTTCCATGCCCGACATGTTCGTGTGGTTGCCAAGGAAACTCACCTCAATCAGGGAGCTGTGTAGA TCCAAGTGCGCCGCATTTGGCCTCGGTTGTTTCGAGCCTCGGAAAGAATGGTATTACACCTTTGGTTCGATGTACTAGTCATATGTGTCCGATCCGAGTTCACTGGCACGTTAAGCTTAACTACAAGGAGTATTGGCGCGTGAAAGTCACTGTTACTAATTTCAATTACAGGATGAATTACTCAGATTGGAACTTGGTCATTCAACACCCGAACTTTGACAATCTGACGCAACTTTTCAGTTTCAACTACGATTCGATATCTCCCTACGGAACAATAAGTAAGTGTGG ATGA
- the LOC101510842 gene encoding tRNA (guanine(26)-N(2))-dimethyltransferase 1 isoform X3, giving the protein MATNLNDYKIIKEGEAEILMHAKNEVFYNKAQVNNRDISIAVLRTFISKRKQEHEANLSKRAKGAPKAPENDSSEMVVEEVDNKTPPEDHKSNGKCELEEEISPDESCTTMDDSVKINEECDADEEKIDHSEGKGQREMKPPRVLEALSASGLRALRYAREIEGIGQVVAVDNDQASVEACRRNIKFNGSVAASKVESHLADARVYMITNPKEFDVVDLDPYGSPSVFLDSAVQSVADGGMLMCTATDMAVLCGGNGEVCYSKYGSYPLRGKYCHEMALRIVLASIESHANRYKRYIVPVLSVQMDFYLRVFVRIYTSASAMKNTPLKLSYVYQCTGCDSFHLQPIGRTIAKNTSVRYLPGYGPVVPQECTDCGKKFNMGGPIWSAPIHDQEWVASILADVKHMKTSYPAYDRISAVLTTISEELPDVPLFLSLHNLCATLKCTSPSAIIFRSAVINAGYRISGTHVNPLGLKSDAPMEVIWDIMRCWVKNHPVKAQPADQPGSIILAKEPVLQANFARAVASLSKAQAKKVARFLPNPERHWGPKLRAGRTITSKHVSLLGQEAINGVLNNHEEDNNEEPKSKKPKTEEDNNTTS; this is encoded by the exons ATGGCTACAAATCTGAAtgattataaaattatcaaGGAAGGAGAAGCTGAGATTCTCATGCACGCCAAAAATGAAGTCTTTTATAATAAAGCACAG GTTAATAATAGGGATATATCCATTGCTGTTTTGAGAACATTCATATCAAAAAGGAAGCAAGAGCATGAAGCAAATTTGTCCAAGAGAGCAAAAGGGGCACCCAAAGCACCTGAAAATGATTCTTCTGAAATGGTTGTGGAGGAAGTAGATAACAAAACTCCACCGGAAGATCATAAATCAAATGGAAAGTGTGAATTGGAGGAAGAGATATCTCCCGACGAATCGTGCACTACAATGGACGATTCAGTCAAGATCAACGAAGAATGTGATGCTGATGAAGAGAAAATTGATCATTCAGAAGGAAAAGGACAAAGGGAGATGAAGCCACCAAGGGTTCTCGAG GCCTTGTCGGCTTCTGGGTTAAGGGCTCTCAGATATGCTCGTGAAATAGAAGGGATTGGTCAGGTTGTTGCTGTGGACAATGATCAAG CATCTGTTGAAGCTTGCAGAAGGAACATTAAATTCAATGGTTCGGTTGCAGCTTCGAAAGTGGAGTCTCATCTTGCTGATGCTCGTGTCTATATGATAACTAACCCTAAAGAATTTGATGTG GTTGATCTTGATCCATATGGTTCGCCTTCTGTGTTTCTCGATTCTGCTGTTCAATCTGTTGCTGATGGAGGTATGCTGATGTGTACTGCAACAGATATGGCTGTACTATGTGGAGGAAATGGGGAGGTCTGCTATTCAAA ATATGGATCATACCCGTTGAGAGGGAAATACTGCCATGAAATGGCCTTGAGGATCGTTCTTGCTTCCATTGAG AGTCATGCTAACCGTTACAAGCGGTATATTGTTCCTGTGCTCTCTGTTCAAATGGACTTCTATCTTCGTGTTTTTGTTCGCATATACAC TTCGGCAAGCGCAATGAAAAACACTCCCTTAAAGCTTTCATATGTTTATCAGTGCACTGGTTGCGATTCTTTCCACCTTCAACCAATTGGAAGGACCATTGCCAAG AATACCAGTGTCAGGTATTTGCCCGGTTACGGTCCCGTTGTTCCTCAAGAATGCACTGATTGTGGAAAAAAGTTCAACATGGGTGGTCCTATCTGGTCTGCTCCCATACATGACCAAGAATGGGTAGCTTCCATTCTAGCAGATGTGAAACATATGAAAACCAGCTATCCTGCTTATGATCGCATATCGGCTGTATTGACTACAATATCCGAG gAATTGCCAGATGTTCCCTTGTTTTTGAGTCTTCACAACCTTTGTGCAACCCTTAAATGCACTTCTCCATCTGCAATTATTTTCCGTTCTGCTGTGATCAATGCTGGATATCGTATCTCTGGAACTCATGTTAATCCATTGGGGCTTAAGTCAGATGCGCCCATGGAAGTCATTTGGGATATTATGCGCTGCTGG GTCAAAAATCATCCTGTGAAAGCTCAGCCAGCAGATCAACCCGGAAGTATCATACTTGCAAAGGAACCTGTTCTTCAG GCTAATTTTGCTCGAGCCGTAGCATCTCTTAGCAAGGCTCAAGCGAAGAAAGTTGCTAGGTTTCTTCCAAATCCGGAAAGACATTGGGGTCCGAAACTAAGGGCAGGACGCACAATCACTAGCAAACACGTCTCGCTATTAGGTCAAGAAGCAATTAATGGAGTTCTCAACAACCATgaagaagataataatgaaGAACCTAAAAGTAAGAAGCCAAAGACTGAAGAAGATAATAACACCACTTCTTAG
- the LOC101510514 gene encoding probable UDP-arabinopyranose mutase 1, translating to MAETSPPLKDELDIVIPTIRNLDFLEMWRPYFEPYHLIIVQDGDPSKTIKVPSGFDYELYNRNDINKLLGPRASCISFKDSACRCFGYMVSKKKYIFTIDDDCFVANDPSGKQINALEQHIKNLLCPSTPLFFNTLYDPFREGADFVRGYPFSLREGVPTAISHGLWLNIPDYDAPTQLVKPLERNTRYVDTVLTIPKGTLFPMCGMNLAFDRDLIGPAMYFGLMGDGQPIGRYDDMWAGWCCKVVCDHLGLGIKTGLPYIFHSKASNPFVNLRKEYKGIFWQEDIIPFFQNLVLPKECTTVQKCYIEMSKQVKDKLSKLDPYFDKLADAMVTWIEAWDQLNPATAS from the exons ATGGCTGAAACTTCTCCTCCATTGAAAGATGAACTTGACATTGTTATTCCTACAATAAGGAACCTTGATTTTTTGGAAATGTGGAGACCATATTTTGAGCCTTATCATTTGATAATTGTTCAAGATGGTGACCCTTCAAAAACTATTAAGGTTCCATCTGGTTTTGATTATGAACTTTATAATAGGAATGATATTAATAAGCTTCTTGGTCCAAGGGCTTCTTGTATTTCATTCAAAGATTCCGCTTGTCGTTGCTTTGGTTACATGGTTTCTAAGAAAAAGTATATCTTCACCATTGATGATGATTGTTTT GTTGCAAATGATCCATCTGGAAAACAAATAAATGCACTTGAGCAACATATTAAGAACCTTTTGTGTCCATCAACTCCATTGTTTTTCAATACTTTGTATGATCCTTTTAGAGAAGGCGCCGATTTTGTCCGCGGATATCCGTTTAGTCTTCGAGAAGGCGTTCCGACCGCAATTTCTCATGGACTTTGGCTCAACATTCCTGATTATGATGCTCCTACACAACTTGTCAAGCCTCTTGAGAGGAACACTAG GTATGTCGACACTGTTTTGACAATACCAAAAGGAACATTATTTCCAATGTGTGGAATGAATTTGGCATTTGATCGTGATCTCATTGGACCAGCTATGTATTTTGGTCTCATGGGAGATGGTCAGCCAATTGGACGTTATGATGATATGTGGGCTGGCTGGTGTTGCAAg GTGGTATGTGATCATTTGGGGCTAGGCATCAAGACAGGTCTCCCTTATATCTTCCATAGCAAAGCAAGTAATCCATTTGTTAACCTAAGGAAAGAATACAAAGGCATATTTTGGCAAGAAGACATCATTCCATTTTTCCAAAACCTTGTTCTTCCAAAAGAATGCACAACTGTTCAAAAATGTTACATTGAAATGTCCAAACAAGTTAAAGATAAACTTTCAAAGCTTGATCCTTATTTTGACAAGCTAGCTGATGCTATGGTCACTTGGATTGAAGCTTGGGATCAACTTAATCCAGCTACTGCATCTTAA
- the LOC101511912 gene encoding protein COBRA isoform X1: protein MFSPFLKPCPCILLFLLFTLFYTSTEAYDPLDPNGNITIKWDIISWTQDGYVAVVTLNNYQQYRHISPPGWSLGWTWAKKEVIWNIVGGQTTEQGDCSRFKSSPPPHCCKKDPTVVDLLPGTPYNQQIANCCRGGVLSSLAQDPTNAVSAFQVSVGSSGTTNKTVKLPQNFTLKAPGPGYTCGPAKIVKPTKFRTPDKRRVTQAHMTWNVTCTYSQFLAQKTPTCCVSLSAFYNETVVPCPTCSCGCQGNSPQSGSCVDPSAPHLASVVSSLGKNGITPLVRCTSHMCPIRVHWHVKLNYKEYWRVKVTVTNFNYRMNYSDWNLVIQHPNFDNLTQLFSFNYDSISPYGTINDTAMLWGVKFYNDFLMQAGPLGNAQSELLFRKDKSTFTFDKGWAFPRKVYFNGDNCVMPPPDAYPWSPNSAAKQQVSFLALTIAFSVAFVLHAYA from the exons atgttttccCCTTTCCTTAAACCTTGTCCATGCATTCTTCTCTTCCTCTTGTTCACGTTGTTTTACACTTCAACag AAGCTTATGATCCACTCGACCCAAATGGAAATATCACAATCAAATGGGATATTATTAGCTGGACACAAGATGGTTATGTT GCTGTTGTTACGTTGAACAACTACCAACAATATCGTCATATATCGCCGCCCGGATGGTCATTAGGGTGGACATGGGCTAAGAAGGAGGTAATATGGAACATAGTAGGAGGGCAGACCACTGAACAAGGAGATTGTTCAAGATTTAAATCCAGTCCCCCTCCACATTGTTGTAAAAAAGATCCAACGGTTGTCGATTTACTTCCCGGAACACCTTATAATCAACAAATCGCAAATTGCTGCAGAGGTGGTGTACTCAGCTCACTGGCACAGGATCCAACAAATGCTGTTTCAGCATTTCAAGTCAGCGTCGGTAGCTCTGGCACCACTAACAAAACTGTCAAACTGCCGCAAAATTTCACCCTGAAAGCACCGGGACCAGGTTATACATGTGGACCGGCAAAAATTGTGAAACCTACTAAATTCAGAACACCTGACAAAAGGAGAGTGACTCAGGCACATA TGACATGGAATGTGACATGCACATATTCACAATTTCTAGCTCAGAAAACTCCAACTTGCTGTGTTTCCCTCTCGGCTTTCTATAACGAAACTGTTGTTCCATGCCCGACATGTTCGTGTGGTTGCCAAGGAAACTCACCTCAATCAGGGAGCTGTGTAGA TCCAAGTGCGCCGCATTTGGCCTCGGTTGTTTCGAGCCTCGGAAAGAATGGTATTACACCTTTGGTTCGATGTACTAGTCATATGTGTCCGATCCGAGTTCACTGGCACGTTAAGCTTAACTACAAGGAGTATTGGCGCGTGAAAGTCACTGTTACTAATTTCAATTACAGGATGAATTACTCAGATTGGAACTTGGTCATTCAACACCCGAACTTTGACAATCTGACGCAACTTTTCAGTTTCAACTACGATTCGATATCTCCCTACGGAACAATAA ATGATACAGCAATGCTTTGGGGAGTTAAATTCTACAATGATTTTCTCATGCAAGCCGGTCCTCTTGGTAATGCACAATCCGAGCTACTTTTCCGAAAGGATAAATCAACTTTTACTTTCGATAAAGGTTGGGCCTTTCCTCGGAAGGTCTATTTCAACGGGGACAACTGCGTGATGCCACCACCGGATGCTTATCCATGGTCACCAAATTCCGCTGCCAAACAACAAGTTTCCTTCCTTGCTTTGACGATCGCCTTCTCGGTTGCCTTCGTACTTCACGCATATGCCTAA
- the LOC101510842 gene encoding tRNA (guanine(26)-N(2))-dimethyltransferase 2 isoform X2, whose protein sequence is MLLVAETRTLKLPLKLIRATSTIRFVTNPFSLFNFCYSTCAESEEQEKNKKELTHNLFLHDISKTMATNLNDYKIIKEGEAEILMHAKNEVFYNKAQVNNRDISIAVLRTFISKRKQEHEANLSKRAKGAPKAPENDSSEMVVEEVDNKTPPEDHKSNGKCELEEEISPDESCTTMDDSVKINEECDADEEKIDHSEGKGQREMKPPRVLEALSASGLRALRYAREIEGIGQVVAVDNDQASVEACRRNIKFNGSVAASKVESHLADARVYMITNPKEFDVVDLDPYGSPSVFLDSAVQSVADGGMLMCTATDMAVLCGGNGEVCYSKYGSYPLRGKYCHEMALRIVLASIESHANRYKRYIVPVLSVQMDFYLRVFVRIYTSASAMKNTPLKLSYVYQCTGCDSFHLQPIGRTIAKNTSVRYLPGYGPVVPQECTDCGKKFNMGGPIWSAPIHDQEWVASILADVKHMKTSYPAYDRISAVLTTISEELPDVPLFLSLHNLCATLKCTSPSAIIFRSAVINAGYRISGTHVNPLGLKSDAPMEVIWDIMRCWVKNHPVKAQPADQPGSIILAKEPVLQANFARAVASLSKAQAKKVARFLPNPERHWGPKLRAGRTITSKHVSLLGQEAINGVLNNHEEDNNEEPKS, encoded by the exons ATGCTATTGGTTGCAGAAACTCGAACTCTGAAACTGCCACTCAAGCTTATTCGAGCAACAAGTACAATTAGATTTGTAACAAAccctttttctctctttaatttttgttattccACTTGCGCCGAATCTGAAGAACAAGAGAAGAACAAAAAGGAACTAACCCATAATTTGTTTTTGCATGATATTAGCAAAACAATGGCTACAAATCTGAAtgattataaaattatcaaGGAAGGAGAAGCTGAGATTCTCATGCACGCCAAAAATGAAGTCTTTTATAATAAAGCACAG GTTAATAATAGGGATATATCCATTGCTGTTTTGAGAACATTCATATCAAAAAGGAAGCAAGAGCATGAAGCAAATTTGTCCAAGAGAGCAAAAGGGGCACCCAAAGCACCTGAAAATGATTCTTCTGAAATGGTTGTGGAGGAAGTAGATAACAAAACTCCACCGGAAGATCATAAATCAAATGGAAAGTGTGAATTGGAGGAAGAGATATCTCCCGACGAATCGTGCACTACAATGGACGATTCAGTCAAGATCAACGAAGAATGTGATGCTGATGAAGAGAAAATTGATCATTCAGAAGGAAAAGGACAAAGGGAGATGAAGCCACCAAGGGTTCTCGAG GCCTTGTCGGCTTCTGGGTTAAGGGCTCTCAGATATGCTCGTGAAATAGAAGGGATTGGTCAGGTTGTTGCTGTGGACAATGATCAAG CATCTGTTGAAGCTTGCAGAAGGAACATTAAATTCAATGGTTCGGTTGCAGCTTCGAAAGTGGAGTCTCATCTTGCTGATGCTCGTGTCTATATGATAACTAACCCTAAAGAATTTGATGTG GTTGATCTTGATCCATATGGTTCGCCTTCTGTGTTTCTCGATTCTGCTGTTCAATCTGTTGCTGATGGAGGTATGCTGATGTGTACTGCAACAGATATGGCTGTACTATGTGGAGGAAATGGGGAGGTCTGCTATTCAAA ATATGGATCATACCCGTTGAGAGGGAAATACTGCCATGAAATGGCCTTGAGGATCGTTCTTGCTTCCATTGAG AGTCATGCTAACCGTTACAAGCGGTATATTGTTCCTGTGCTCTCTGTTCAAATGGACTTCTATCTTCGTGTTTTTGTTCGCATATACAC TTCGGCAAGCGCAATGAAAAACACTCCCTTAAAGCTTTCATATGTTTATCAGTGCACTGGTTGCGATTCTTTCCACCTTCAACCAATTGGAAGGACCATTGCCAAG AATACCAGTGTCAGGTATTTGCCCGGTTACGGTCCCGTTGTTCCTCAAGAATGCACTGATTGTGGAAAAAAGTTCAACATGGGTGGTCCTATCTGGTCTGCTCCCATACATGACCAAGAATGGGTAGCTTCCATTCTAGCAGATGTGAAACATATGAAAACCAGCTATCCTGCTTATGATCGCATATCGGCTGTATTGACTACAATATCCGAG gAATTGCCAGATGTTCCCTTGTTTTTGAGTCTTCACAACCTTTGTGCAACCCTTAAATGCACTTCTCCATCTGCAATTATTTTCCGTTCTGCTGTGATCAATGCTGGATATCGTATCTCTGGAACTCATGTTAATCCATTGGGGCTTAAGTCAGATGCGCCCATGGAAGTCATTTGGGATATTATGCGCTGCTGG GTCAAAAATCATCCTGTGAAAGCTCAGCCAGCAGATCAACCCGGAAGTATCATACTTGCAAAGGAACCTGTTCTTCAG GCTAATTTTGCTCGAGCCGTAGCATCTCTTAGCAAGGCTCAAGCGAAGAAAGTTGCTAGGTTTCTTCCAAATCCGGAAAGACATTGGGGTCCGAAACTAAGGGCAGGACGCACAATCACTAGCAAACACGTCTCGCTATTAGGTCAAGAAGCAATTAATGGAGTTCTCAACAACCATgaagaagataataatgaaGAACCTAAAA GTTGA
- the LOC101510842 gene encoding tRNA (guanine(26)-N(2))-dimethyltransferase 1 isoform X1 encodes MLLVAETRTLKLPLKLIRATSTIRFVTNPFSLFNFCYSTCAESEEQEKNKKELTHNLFLHDISKTMATNLNDYKIIKEGEAEILMHAKNEVFYNKAQVNNRDISIAVLRTFISKRKQEHEANLSKRAKGAPKAPENDSSEMVVEEVDNKTPPEDHKSNGKCELEEEISPDESCTTMDDSVKINEECDADEEKIDHSEGKGQREMKPPRVLEALSASGLRALRYAREIEGIGQVVAVDNDQASVEACRRNIKFNGSVAASKVESHLADARVYMITNPKEFDVVDLDPYGSPSVFLDSAVQSVADGGMLMCTATDMAVLCGGNGEVCYSKYGSYPLRGKYCHEMALRIVLASIESHANRYKRYIVPVLSVQMDFYLRVFVRIYTSASAMKNTPLKLSYVYQCTGCDSFHLQPIGRTIAKNTSVRYLPGYGPVVPQECTDCGKKFNMGGPIWSAPIHDQEWVASILADVKHMKTSYPAYDRISAVLTTISEELPDVPLFLSLHNLCATLKCTSPSAIIFRSAVINAGYRISGTHVNPLGLKSDAPMEVIWDIMRCWVKNHPVKAQPADQPGSIILAKEPVLQANFARAVASLSKAQAKKVARFLPNPERHWGPKLRAGRTITSKHVSLLGQEAINGVLNNHEEDNNEEPKSKKPKTEEDNNTTS; translated from the exons ATGCTATTGGTTGCAGAAACTCGAACTCTGAAACTGCCACTCAAGCTTATTCGAGCAACAAGTACAATTAGATTTGTAACAAAccctttttctctctttaatttttgttattccACTTGCGCCGAATCTGAAGAACAAGAGAAGAACAAAAAGGAACTAACCCATAATTTGTTTTTGCATGATATTAGCAAAACAATGGCTACAAATCTGAAtgattataaaattatcaaGGAAGGAGAAGCTGAGATTCTCATGCACGCCAAAAATGAAGTCTTTTATAATAAAGCACAG GTTAATAATAGGGATATATCCATTGCTGTTTTGAGAACATTCATATCAAAAAGGAAGCAAGAGCATGAAGCAAATTTGTCCAAGAGAGCAAAAGGGGCACCCAAAGCACCTGAAAATGATTCTTCTGAAATGGTTGTGGAGGAAGTAGATAACAAAACTCCACCGGAAGATCATAAATCAAATGGAAAGTGTGAATTGGAGGAAGAGATATCTCCCGACGAATCGTGCACTACAATGGACGATTCAGTCAAGATCAACGAAGAATGTGATGCTGATGAAGAGAAAATTGATCATTCAGAAGGAAAAGGACAAAGGGAGATGAAGCCACCAAGGGTTCTCGAG GCCTTGTCGGCTTCTGGGTTAAGGGCTCTCAGATATGCTCGTGAAATAGAAGGGATTGGTCAGGTTGTTGCTGTGGACAATGATCAAG CATCTGTTGAAGCTTGCAGAAGGAACATTAAATTCAATGGTTCGGTTGCAGCTTCGAAAGTGGAGTCTCATCTTGCTGATGCTCGTGTCTATATGATAACTAACCCTAAAGAATTTGATGTG GTTGATCTTGATCCATATGGTTCGCCTTCTGTGTTTCTCGATTCTGCTGTTCAATCTGTTGCTGATGGAGGTATGCTGATGTGTACTGCAACAGATATGGCTGTACTATGTGGAGGAAATGGGGAGGTCTGCTATTCAAA ATATGGATCATACCCGTTGAGAGGGAAATACTGCCATGAAATGGCCTTGAGGATCGTTCTTGCTTCCATTGAG AGTCATGCTAACCGTTACAAGCGGTATATTGTTCCTGTGCTCTCTGTTCAAATGGACTTCTATCTTCGTGTTTTTGTTCGCATATACAC TTCGGCAAGCGCAATGAAAAACACTCCCTTAAAGCTTTCATATGTTTATCAGTGCACTGGTTGCGATTCTTTCCACCTTCAACCAATTGGAAGGACCATTGCCAAG AATACCAGTGTCAGGTATTTGCCCGGTTACGGTCCCGTTGTTCCTCAAGAATGCACTGATTGTGGAAAAAAGTTCAACATGGGTGGTCCTATCTGGTCTGCTCCCATACATGACCAAGAATGGGTAGCTTCCATTCTAGCAGATGTGAAACATATGAAAACCAGCTATCCTGCTTATGATCGCATATCGGCTGTATTGACTACAATATCCGAG gAATTGCCAGATGTTCCCTTGTTTTTGAGTCTTCACAACCTTTGTGCAACCCTTAAATGCACTTCTCCATCTGCAATTATTTTCCGTTCTGCTGTGATCAATGCTGGATATCGTATCTCTGGAACTCATGTTAATCCATTGGGGCTTAAGTCAGATGCGCCCATGGAAGTCATTTGGGATATTATGCGCTGCTGG GTCAAAAATCATCCTGTGAAAGCTCAGCCAGCAGATCAACCCGGAAGTATCATACTTGCAAAGGAACCTGTTCTTCAG GCTAATTTTGCTCGAGCCGTAGCATCTCTTAGCAAGGCTCAAGCGAAGAAAGTTGCTAGGTTTCTTCCAAATCCGGAAAGACATTGGGGTCCGAAACTAAGGGCAGGACGCACAATCACTAGCAAACACGTCTCGCTATTAGGTCAAGAAGCAATTAATGGAGTTCTCAACAACCATgaagaagataataatgaaGAACCTAAAAGTAAGAAGCCAAAGACTGAAGAAGATAATAACACCACTTCTTAG